In Penaeus chinensis breed Huanghai No. 1 chromosome 11, ASM1920278v2, whole genome shotgun sequence, a genomic segment contains:
- the LOC125030536 gene encoding uncharacterized protein LOC125030536, producing the protein MLKIFAEERMPLAAKPRAPATRFKLTPRMWELLRFTFSHEHFPTSVHMARLAKMMGIQWSQVRNWFTNRRVENKKAGIFPRDKVLTDCPYCGVSLKTEAEQKGHLFASHHVKSILGPEFVGDLEPIKWKKFPTSINAINKLSGARVLAIGYSADTEADSQETLTGALESSTHTSDTLLEALAGDSGKSKSRRLRKTWQESMGLQPKSQGSSGRPKVISSSAKGTKEMSPLPHSSMSPSQRSDGVVYLKMESGEEKAIATKDSEEKSEDSVSVQSDRLLPNRTVSCASLAEAFPVVYPGDPCTSKSNISQEAEKSQTPKTEMEETGIETIQDHQPQRSHCIVGGSQENVDTELNVRTLTAVPSTPQELLCSDLSSGKDALKVEESGVNIEGKKKNVLQKTMTNDSSKIYNCNSSANSLSTLKVISQKENILLDIARESGSKTKSNAGLSTLDATIPEVPSSLDIKENTKYFPKYAWNRIEPLRYKLQENVGDEYVNIGYQCPTCNKVFVTEWQMMKHSITHFKFQCDVCEQSFSSEGSLKDHLHEHLTSAYEDEKYYCQFSCKTCHSLKCECFEPLYFKAEEILRTYKRPQKARRSSKVFISKPNSGPNDHLRVTLGSYKKSLQQMHFGSKTKGMQHQTSQAAQQVLLQNMNHPLQKTKVGHVGTVNSDQEIISGVNLTRLRGEVPNSEENESYHEYSSTGLPALSVRNDLLITTPEGAISETHPMTLPMDMKTKPDRRRRPPGSRKRTAKLSSNFIYKDTDFYFMCEMCDASFLSKAELSEHMFFHRLKSRSRRGEKRRHTESVQEEENAAKRFKEEDLQMNEEVVTINVGGFERFKCPLCKGHFASVTDLNRHRTQAHKDNEIIPSVNESIPVPCLEMLQCNFCNRLYRRERELRRHLKHDCLAAPEDLKNKLSVGISLTSLHEMGDGPYYSKVQRNSDDASVHHEYGTRISPLKGPITCKYCLTVTRREAEMKRHIWKYCNKIPKAVIKMFKDGASLEELGFIAGSVKVEPVTETVISHLPKSIAPTSETMDVDIESPAPTSEPLLPNQTPAVPVINPTSFATSSKSKGPLICTYCGIWYFREVSLLKHMKERCIKISLEEKELLQMGAGLCTYTPEVTPEVCGPSEKQGTFKIVNRNQLPLTPVKKEDPEPQETSPVLNQQEELQPVKLEPEETGPQVEMSPPKSPLKVPVEKTPPSQPPAPKARKNSRCRRCHDTYSSHEAVLAHSSVHHGPKKGFYKCKLCQVKIAKYKQLREHVWEHTNETPYKCHICDIKFRTSDSIIEHLDSLHNYKEINERNLYKWLPGRNGRYREIKEVNKSAEREETLVDMNASLDSLAEVMVVTDKDIWTGRSSDSASPRKKSTHNLSGSESSSVESSPVGQKTNARNKSETLTAPPPSIGVTQKDGKAVFTMPEELQSDKRKVSRSPGKGNLSVSQEEKPSQQDKDERIPVVPVESEDSDCMLKSIIDESKEKTTSEGNNRVKTVKRRVRKKSVPPELLKSKENQNTKKRIKLCASESPGNKETTKRIYEVAESSGKVASNSEDKNSSGEMNSDSSEDEKAKKTAVPGGPAGKDRADKENSKKLDISVEGSEDNGDGLLSCVENLESVIETVQLTDNYLSS; encoded by the exons GAGGAGCGCATGCCATTGGCCGCCAAGCCCAGAGCTCCTGCCACCAGGTTTAAGTTAACTCCGAGAATGTGGGAATTGCTGCGGTTTACCTTTAGCCATGAGCACTTCCCAACCTCAGTCCATATGGCTCGCCTTGCCAAAATGATGGGGATCCAGTGG TCCCAAGTCAGGAATTGGTTCACAAACCGCCGTGTTGAAAACAAAAAAGCTGGCATTTTCCCAAGAGACAAAGTGCTTACAGATTGTCCATACTGTGGTGTTTCCTTAAAGACTGAGGCTGAGCAAAAGGGGCACTTGTTTGCGTCACACCACGTCAAGAGCATTTTGGGCCCCGAGTTTGTGGGAG ACCTGGAGCCCATTAAATGGAAGAAGTTCCCAACAAGCATAAATGCAATCAACAAGCTGTCAGGAGCAAGAGTGTTAGCTATAGGCTACTCAGCTGACACAGAAGCCGACAGCCAGGAAACCCTGACAGGAGCCTTAGAGAGCTCAACACATACCTCTGATACACTGCTTGAGGCCCTGGCAGGAGATAGTGGCAAGAGTAAGTCCAGGAGACTTCGTAAGACATGGCAAGAGTCAATGGGTCTGCAGCCTAAGTCTCAGGGTAGTTCAGGGCGTCCAAAGGTTATTTCTTCATCTGCCAAAGGAACCAAAGAGATGTCTCCTTTGCCTCATTCCTCCATGAGTCCAAGTCAGAGGAGTGATGGTGTAGTGTACCTGAAAatggagagtggggaagagaaggcCATTGCCACCAAAGACAGTGAGGAAAAGTCAGAGGACAGTGTAAGTGTTCAGTCAGACAGACTTTTGCCAAACAGAACTGTGTCATGTGCATCATTAGCAGAGGCATTTCCTGTAGTGTATCCTGGTGATCCCTGTACAAGTAAAAGCAATATAAGCCAAGAAGCAGAAAAATCACAAACACCAAAGACAGAAATGGAAGAAACTGGTATTGAAACTATTCAAGATCATCAACCTCAAAGAAGCCATTGTATAGTTGGTGGCAGTCAAGAAAATGTAGACACAGAATTAAATGTCAGGACTCTAACAGCAGTGCCTAGCACACCACAGGAGTTATTATGTAGTGATTTAAGCTCAGGTAAAGATGCCCTAAAAGTAGAGGAAAGTGGTGTAAATATTGAAGGCAAGAAAAAGAATGTCCTACAGAAAACAATGACTAATGATTCAAGTAAGATTTATAACTGTAATTCATCAGCAAACTCTTTAAGTACACTGAAAGTTATTTCACAAAAGGAAAACATATTGTTAGACATTGCAAGAGAAAGTGGAAGTAAAACAAAATCCAATGCTGGATTATCTACATTAGATGCCACTATCCCAGAAGTACCAAGTTCATtagatataaaggaaaatacaaaatactTCCCAAAATATGCCTGGAATAGGATAGAACCTCTACGGTACAAGTTGCAAGAAAATGTTGGAGATGAGTATGTAAATATTGGTTACCAGTGTCCAACATGCAATAAGGTCTTTGTGACTGAGTGGCAGATGATGAAGCACTCAATCACCCACTTCAAATTCCAGTGTGATGTATGTGAACAGTCCTTTAGCAGTGAAGGAAGTTTGAAGGATCACTTACATGAACACCTGACTAGTGCATATGAGGATGAAAAATATTATTGCCAGTTTTCATGCAAGACTTGCCATAGTCTTAAGTGTGAATGTTTTGAACCTTTGTATTTCAAAGCTGAAGAGATTTTAAGGACATACAAAAGGCCCCAGAAAGCAAGAAGGTCCTCTAAAGTTTTCATTTCAAAGCCAAATTCAGGTCCCAATGACCACCTCCGGGTGACTCTGGGGAGTTACAAAAAAAGTCTTCAGCAAATGCATTTTGGAAGTAAGACGAAAGGGATGCAGCATCAAACAAGTCAGGCAGCACAGCAGGTGTTGTTGCAGAATATGAATCACCCTTTGCAGAAGACTAAGGTAGGACACGTAGGCACAGTAAACTCAGATCAAGAAATTATTAGTGGTGTTAACTTAACGAGGCTCCGAGGCGAAGTACCAAACTCAGAAGAGAATGAAAGTTACCATGAATACTCAAGTACAGGATTGCCAGCACTCTCTGTAAGAAATGATTTGTTAATAACTACACCAGAAGGAGCAATAAGTGAAACACATCCCATGACACTTCCCATGGACATGAAGACCAAACCAGATCGCAGGAGAAGACCTCCGGGTAGTCGAAAGAGGACTGCCAAATTGTCAAGTAACTTTATTTACAAGGATACAGATTTCTATTTCATGTGTGAAATGTGTGATGCCAGCTTCCTTTCCAAAGCTGAATTAAGTGAACACATGTTTTTCCATCGACTGAAGtcaaggagcaggagaggagagaagaggaggcacaCAGAGTCTgtgcaagaggaagaaaatgcaGCCAAGCGCTTCAAGGAAGAAGATCTGCAAATGAATGAGGAAGTTGTGACCATAAATGTTGGAGGTTTTGAAAGGTTCAAGTGCCCTCTATGCAAAGGTCACTTTGCCTCGGTCACAGATCTGAACAGACATAGAACCCAAGcacataaagataatgaaatcatCCCATCAGTAAATGAATCAATACCAGTGCCATGTTTAGAAATGCTGCAGTGCAATTTCTGTAATAGGCTCTACCGGCGGGAACGTGAGTTACGAAGACATCTCAAGCATGATTGTTTAGCAGCTCCAGAAGATCTAAAGAACAAGTTGTCTGTAGGTATCAGCCTGACTTCCTTGCACGAGATGGGAGATGGACCATACTACTCAAAAGTGCAGAGAAATTCTGATGATGCATCAGTGCATCATGAGTATGGCACTCGCATTTCTCCACTTAAAGGCCCCATAACTTGTAAATACTGCCTGACAGTAacgaggagagaggcggagatgAAAAGACACATTTGGAAATATTGTAACAAGATCCCTAAGGCAGTCATTAAGATGTTTAAAGATGGAGCTTCATTGGAGGAGCTTGGCTTCATTGCAGGCAGTGTAAAAGTGGAGCCAGTGACCGAGACAGTCATCAGTCATCTCCCAAAGTCTATTGCACCAACAAGTGAAACTATGGATGTAGACATTGAAAGTCCAGCACCCACAAGTGAACCCCTGTTGCCTAACCAGACTCCTGCTGTTCCTGTGATTAATCCTACATCATTTGCAACTAGTTCAAAATCAAAAGGGCCTTTGATATGCACGTATTGTGGCATATGGTACTTCAGAGAGGTCTCGCTTCTGAAACACATGAAGGAACGTTGCATAAAAATATCTCTGGAGGAGAAAGAATTGCTCCAGATGGGAGCAGGGCTTTGTACTTACACTCCCGAAGTGACGCCGGAGGTCTGCGGGCCTTCTGAAAAGCAGGGAACCTTCAAAATTGTGAATAGAAATCAGTTGCCTCTGACTCCGGTTAAAAAGGAAGATCCTGAGCCACAGGAAACCAGCCCAGTCCTGAACCAGCAAGAGGAGTTACAGCCCGTGAAGTTGGAGCCGGAGGAGACGGGTCCTCAAGTGGAAATGTCGCCGCCAAAGTCGCCCTTAAAAGTGCCAGTCGAGAAAACGCCCCCCAGTCAGCCTCCCGCCCCAAAGGCAAGAAAAAATTCGAGATGCAGGCGTTGCCACGATACCTATTCTTCCCACGAAGCAGTTTTGGCCCACAGCAGTGTGCATCACGGTCCAAAGAAAGGATTCTACAAGTGCAAACTGTGCCAGGTCAAGATAGCCAAATACAAGCAGCTGCGCGAACATGTTTGGGAGCACACTAACGAGACCCCATACAAATGTCACATCTGTGATATCAAATTTAGAACAAGTGATTCCATAATCGAGCATTTAGACTCGTTACacaattacaaagaaataaacgAAAGGAATCTCTATAAGTGGTTACCCGGACGCAATGGAAGATACCGCGAAATCAAGGAAGTAAACAAGAGTGCCGAACGCGAAGAAACATTGGTGGATATGAACGCGAGTTTGGATAGCCTCGCTGAGGTGATGGTAGTGACAGACAAAGACATCTGGACTGGAAGAAGTAGTGACAGCGCCAGTCCGAGAAAGAAGTCCACACACAACCTTTCCGGATCTGAGAGCTCAAGTGTTGAAAGTTCTCCGGTAGGTCAAAAAACGAATGCAAGGAACAAGTCTGAAACTCTAACAGCTCCACCTCCAAGTATCGGCGTCACTCAGAAGGACGGGAAAGCCGTTTTTACGATGCCAGAAGAACTTCAAAGTGACAAGAGAAAGGTGTCGAGATCGCCGGGGAAGGGAAACCTCTCTGTGTCACAGGAAGAGAAACCGTCTCAACAAGATAAAGACGAGAGAATTCCGGTAGTGCCAGTAGAAAGTGAAGACTCCGACTGCATGTTGAAAAGTATTATagatgaaagcaaagaaaaaacgaCAAGTGAAGGAAATAACCGAGTGAAAACGGTGAAGAgacgagtgagaaagaaaagtgttCCCCCTGAACTTTTGAAGAGCAAGGAAAATCAGAACACAAAGAAAAGGATTAAACTCTGCGCAAGCGAAAGTCCAGGGAACAAGGAAACCACGAAACGGATCTATGAAGTCGCAGAGTCATCCGGGAAAGTCGCGTCAAATTCGGAGGATAAAAATTCCAGCGGGGAAATGAATTCCGATAGTTCCGAAGATGAAAAGGCCAAGAAGACCGCCGTGCCCGGAGGTCCAGCAGGGAAAGATCGCGCGGATAAAGAGAACTCGAAAAAGTTAGATATAAGTGTCGAAGGATCGGAAGACAACGGAGACGGACTTTTGTCTTGCGTTGAAAATCTGGAAAGTGTGATAGAAACAGTCCAACTCACAGACAATTATTTATCATCCTAA